CCACATCAGGGAAAAGGTCCATGAAACTGGAACTTCTCTGGTGGAAAAGATGTAGGTCACAGGAGTGTGAGCTGTAGGCTGTAAAAATGATTCTACAAAACCAGTAAGAACTGGGAATGCCTCTGTGAAATTTGTTGCATCAGTCTAAATTTCAGTTAGTTCTAAATTACTGATTATTCATCAATCTAGTTCTAAATTAGGACAGATTAAAGATGACTCAGAGATCTTAGGCCCACACAATTTCACAGTggctcttttttattattactttatttGAAAGGAATAAAGAGATGTACTTGAAGCGGCAAAGTTtttattattcatatttttccaTGATTTAATTGTATTAAACATATGCCAgattaatggaaatatttggagACAGATCTACTCCTCTTCCCAGCACCTTCTCACTGCTAACTCCttcacatattaaaaaaaaaattagaataaaatcaAGACAATCATTAGAAcagttctttcatttccttttggaaaGCCATAAAGCCTATTATTTTTAggcaaaatattatttttctaaaacagtAGTGATAAAAAGCACTGGTTTCTATGGTTATTTTAACTGTTGTGATGCTTTGGCACGTCACGAGTCTTCTGGGCTTAGCCATCAGTATTGCCACACTAGTGAAGTACTTCTGGCAGCGACCATAATACTGCACTTCTGAAGTCCTTGCTACACTTTTCCCTATGTTAATGTATAGGAAGGCTTTTCCAAGCTCTCAAAATAGCTAGAATATTTGCGAAcctgataataatttggaaattaattttacattatgTGGGAAGAAGGGTGGAAAAGGTGGCCctcaggacacacagctggACACTGATGCCTTCTGGATCTCCTTGGCACCCCTATCCTGGGCAAGGATGGTCCTGAATATCCTCCTGGATCTGTACCAAGAAGGTTCCTGCTCCCTGGTGCAGGACAGGAGGGATAGAGGTGGCCCTCTCACATTCATCCCACTCATTCTGTCATGCACTGGCTTTCCCCTGGGTTGTTGATGCCCCTTTTTAAGCTGTCCAGCCCTATTCCTGAGGGAAGAGTCCTTGACCCATGATGATAACCAGCCTTTGctggggggctgggagcactACTGAGGGAGGGGCTGTTCGTGGTAACCTGAAACTCGGAtcctgctgtgtgccaggggTGCTCTACTTGATGAGATGGGGGAACTCCCTCAGTCCAACACCCACAacttcccacagctcctcaaAGACAGCATCTGCGACAGACAAGTCTCCCACTACGGTCCCCAGCCAGGGGCCTCGTGGCTCATGGCAGACCCTTCTTCCTCCCCAGGGAGCCTCCTCACAGTAAGGGGGGAgctcccccccagcccaggactcaccagctcagcccccacCAGAGCCAGGCCGCTGCCTGAGCCCCACGTGCCCTGAGCCAAGTGGGGATTGGCGGCCATCCCGGCCACAGCGACAACAAATCCTTTGAGGTTCACACCTCTGACAAGAGGAAAAGGGCCAGCAAAACCTCACCTCAGGCCCTGAGGAGAGAAGGCTTCAGTCTGCAAGGTCCTCAGGGAAAATGTATGGGAAGGTGCTGGgctccatcagtgctgctctcttttGAAACATCACCTCCTGAGGGCACACGAGCCGGCCTTTCCCACATGTCGGAAGCCAAGCAGGCGAGGCACAAGGCTGCCGTGCCTAAACAGGCGACTTCTCTGGAAAAGAGCATGGAAAAGGAAGCTGTGTGCCCCGAGGAATCCAGGTCAGGAGAAGAACACACAGATGCTTCTTGCCACTTGCCACTGTGGGGGGAAAGCTGGTGTGGTGAAAGCTCAACTGGAGATGCAGGCggccagaaataaaaagagggggGGCACAATCAAAAGAGTCAAAAGAGTGTTTTGAAACACcttaatgagaaaaaacattGGAGAAATAACATCATCCCCTCGCAGGATGTGGATGATCACTTgacaaacagggacagagacatGGTACGGGTGTTTCATGCCCTCTTTGCCTTTGCCTTCAACACTCATCCCTCCCTTTGATGCCTTCAGTtttacttttcatatttttcaagttttgtaCTGCCTTTCTGTGTAACTCTGGACTTCATCTAAAGATCTCTTCACAGTTTTGTAGGACAAAAcagtccttttccagcctgagaaccaaggacaccctTGGCAGCTTCCGGCCCAAAAGTGTAACCAAGGGCGAACTGAAGAAAGCAATCTGGGAGGAGGGAACATCATAACCTGAAGTTGTAATAGGACAATTAACCCCGAAAATGGCAATGAACCAAAACTTACCAACATGTGAAAACCTGTGACGGGTCGTCCATCTTACGTCCATCTTGGCTAGAGCCACGACCAGGCTCTTGTGCTGccccaaggtgtatcctttgaaggcctttgaATAAAGACCAACTTGATTCCTTTAACGCTGTCCAGCCTCTGTTGCAGGCAGCCTCTCCGAGGCTCCACCTTCCCAGTGGAAAACATTGCACTGTACCAAGGGACACTGCAAGGCCCTTGAAGagagcaagccctgctcagcagaaagcaaagcaccCCCTGTGTTTGATGCACAGCATTCCCACGCAAACACAACACGTGCCAGCtcttgggaagaaagaaaccttctggcagacaaaaccagagcagtggAGGCACCATGAGTGCTCTTTAGCAAAGCCTGATGTATTTAgagcagaggcactgcagaggcCAGTGAGCTTCTAACAAAAATCTCTCTCTGCCCTCGACAGCCAGCTCAGGAGAGCTCCCCAGAGACAGAGAAACTTCAACTGCCTTTGTCTCTGGAGCATCTGCTCAGGCACAGAGTGCTGGGGTGTTTCCAGTTGGGAACGCTGCAGCGTCCTGGGAGCCGTGGGCtcggcactgctggcagcagcgcTCCTCCTGATATGCCACTTGCTCCAGGGGACGATTCACTGCCAACAGGCTTGTCGCATTTTGGGGCTACGTGAGCGGTGTGAGGAATGCAACAATAAGTTCCTTCGTGTAACGGAGAGGGAAAAAGCCCTTTATTGAAAGAAACACTACACTTTTTATATAATGGTTCATGGAGCGAGGATAAACATGATCTGATTGGTTTGAGGAAGGCAACATCTcttgaaaacatgcttttatGAAAAACATCACGTCTCCAGCAGGTGTTTAATCACTGTTATCCTTTCTTGTCCTTGAGAATCCTGAGAACAGGCTGCTTTCTGGATTCCCAGCAGTATCCTAAATGACGCGGGCTGAGCTCCCAGTCTTACTTCCAGGCTCCTTGCTTCCACGCTTTCTCTGGCCACGTGCATCTTCAGCCATGAGCCGGTTCCGCTGATCCCTGAGGCGGGGCGGGGCGGTTGTGACGGCACAAAGGGGCTGAGCGCTGGCGTGAGGCGGGGCTGTGATGTCCTGGCCGCAGCACTGTGACATCACCGCACTGCCGCTATAGAAGCCAGGCTAGCAGCCGCAGCTGCCAGTGCAGTCGAGATGGGACGCGCCGGAGCCATGAGTGACGGTGACGTGCCAATGATTGcgcttgtcctgctgctggccaccgTGGCTGTCTGCTGGGCCCTTGGCCACTGGCAACCGTGGAGGTGGCAGACACGGAGACGGAAGCGCATCAAGCACCCCCGCGGTCAGGCCCAGAGGCTCCCGGAGGAAGCCAGGAGCCCGTGTGGCTCCCGGGTCCTCCAGGCCTCGGGCCGCCCCTCGCAAGCGGCCACGTGCTCCCGCGAaccccctgggcagcccctgcagctgcggCCCCTTGGTGGCCgtggcccaggagctgcaggatcctgatgctgctgctgctcagggatcGGCAATGGGGCACGTGCGCCGCTCTACTCATGGGATGTGGCAGGCCTTGTGGAGGGAACTGGAGGAGCTGGTGAAGCGAGGCCACCTGGGCCCGCTGTGGCTCAGTCCGGCTCCCTCAGGAAGGCCCCCATCCCTGTGAGAGGCCTCAGCTCCACGCACTGCGAGAGCCTCAGCCCTTGCAAGGATGGCACAGCAGCGGAGAGCCGCCATCCATGCAGGGGCCTCAGGCTGTCAGAGACCCTCCATCCTGTCCAGCAGCCTCTGCTATCTCTGACAGCCTCCATCCCCTTGCAGAGGCACAGGGAGACCTGTCAGCCTGTGGAAGGTGCAGAGCCCGGGGACAGGTCTCCCAGCTCCCTTGGACTCACGGGCGCAAGCCCTGACTGTTGACGTGGCCAGGGAAGGCCCACAAGTCCAAATGGGAGCCCAGCCCGAGGCAGGGGAGccttgtgaggagcagctggtggAGCAGCAAGCGTCCTGGAGCCAGCAGTTGCCGgcccactgctgccaggacGCTGTGCCAGGTTGTGGCAGCTGGCAACAGCCCAAGCCTGGAGGTGGAGATGACCCTCGAGACACCAAGGGGGTTCCTCCATCTGCAGGAAGCTGCCCCAAGAGAGCCCTCGACCACCACAAAGGGCTCTCTAATAGCAGGTGAGATCTTCCCAGGAGCTGTCGGAGGCACCCCCGGGGCTCTTGAGGGGTATCCCCAGGCCAGGCCATGGcccctgagagcagcctggtctCCGCTGCTTCAAAAACCCCTGtctgctttgcagctgctcctgggatccCCCTGGGCGAAGCCTCGGGCTGTAGCCCCGGCcgtccccagcagcagaggacaGCCCACGACGCCGGGGACAGCGACGGTGCCGCCCTGCTCCGCTGCTCAgcggctcctgcagccacctctgggccctgccctgccccagctgtgccgcTGTCCAGCCCGACGGCTGCCAGGCGGCGGCCGCTGCCCGGCGCGCAGCAGGAAGCAGGTGAGAGCAGGGTGGCCCGCGGCGGCTCGGCCCGCCTGACTGGCGGGCACTTGGGAGGGGGGCCCTGGGCGCAAGGCTGATGGCTGGCTCTTGGCCGCAGggcaaaagaagcagctgcaggagctgtaccAGCTGGGCCCGCAGCTGGGCAGCGGCGGCTTCGGCACCGTTTTCTCGGGCATCCGCCTCTCCGACAGGAGCCCGGTGAGTGGCTGCGACGGCCGGgcgtggcaggaggggcaggggcgGGGAGAGGCCGGGCTTGAGCTCAACCCTCCTCTCTCTCCATGGCTTGCAGGTGGCCATCAAACGCGTGGCCCGGGAGAGCGTCCTGCAGTGGGACGAGCTGGTGCGTgagcggggccagcaggacagagcggggccggggcgggcagGGATAAGGCCGGAAGCTTCGGCAGTGGCAGGCGGGGGATGGCGGGGGGAGCGGGCAGTGGGCTCAGCGTGCCAGCCGGGGCCATGGCGGGCCTGGCGATGCCAGAGACCGgtggtggggccgggcagggggcACCTCCCAGGCATCCCCTGGGGCTTGGCAGGTAAGCCCAAGCAGcagcggggctgcccgggggcAGGGCACTGGGCCAttccaggcagggagggggcagcgcAGCCACGAGGGCAGCATCAGATCTGCTGGAGGCATTgtcttcctcctcacagcccgaCGGCACCCGTGTTCCAATGGAGATCGTGCTGATGGAGAAGGTGGGCTCTGGCTTGCCACTACAGTCATCCAGCTCCTCGACTGGTTTGAGCTGCCTGACAGCTTCGTACTGGTCATGGAGCGTCCAGTGGCATCACAGGAtctcctgcagttcctgctggagcaggagcttcCTGTGCGAGGAGATGGCGCGCTGGCTTTTCCTGCCAGGTGCTGGAGGCCGTGCGGCACTGCACTGCCTGCGGCGTCCTGCACCGTGACATCAAGCCGCAGAACCTCCTCGTGGACCCGGAGAGTGGCGACCTGAAACTCATTGATTTCGGTTGCGGCACCTTCCTCCAAGAGCGACCCTTCACACGATTTGCCGGTGAGCTcagagcctgggccctgctcccagtgccaggcactgcacGGCCCCATTCTCTCCTAGGCAGCGGGGCACGACCTTCAGCCGGCTGCCAGCTGCTGTGCGTttggcacagggcagatgcCGTGCCCAGAGCCGGCAGCCGGCCCTGCCCAGACAGAGGGGGCTGCAAAAGCCGGGCCCCGGCCCCTGGGCTTGCCTGGCCCGCAAGGCTGTGGGCTGCTCCGCTGGCCTCCTTTTCCTTGCAGAATGGTTTCTTGGCTTTGGCCAGTTGTCTGCGGGACGTGGGGTGGCCTGCGGGGGAGGTCGGGGCCACCGGCACGGGCCTTGCCTCAGCCAGAAGGCTGGCACGAGGCTCTGCAAGGCAGCGGCCTGCGCCTGGACAGCACTGCCTGTCTCCCCTAGGAACGCACGCGTACAGCCCACCCGAGTGGATCGTCCTTGGCTGCTACCACGGCCATTCGGCAACCATCTGGTCCCTGGGCGTGCTGCTGTACGTCATGGTCTGCGGGAGTCTCCCCTTCTGGGACGACCGCGACATCGTGTCGGGGCAGCTCTTCTTCGAGCACCAGGTCTCTCCAGGTTGGTATCCAGCCTCAAGAAGGCAGGCTGCGGCAGATGGCAGCGTGCAGCCCGGCCTGGCTCTCACGCAGCTCGGCGGGACGTCCATGTGCCCTCAAGGGCCGGCCGCAGGAGGCAACCCATGCCGACGGGCTCAGTGCGGCACGCGTGGCTGAAGGAGGTGGCCGTGTCCCGCTCTGCCGCTCTCCCCCTCTCACGGGGCACAGCGGCTTGGGTCCCACGGgcgctgggggcagctgggcaggagctttcTGCCACTGACCAGCgctttctgccttctctccctAGAGTGCAAACATCTGATCCGCTGGTGTTTGGCCAAGCACCCCGCGGAcaggccagagctggaagagatCTTCTGCCACCCTTGGGTGCGGGGCAGGCGTTTCTGATGCCTTGCCAGAACCTGTGCAGCACCCAGTTACCACGTCCCAcgcaggaccccaaaaataaaacaagcacaAACCCATTCTGGGCTGTCAAGTCTGGTTCTTGTCAGCAGCTTCAGCTAAAGAAAGCTCCTGGACAAAGGGGGAATCCCAGGGCTGCCTTCAATCTTCTTCAAGCTTCCCACGCCTTTCCTTCAGCATGGTAACTTTGTGTCTTCCAGCACAGGCCGAGGGGTAGCAGGGCCTTAAACAAGCCAAGAAATGCAACAGTGAAACAAGCGCTGTCCTTTCAAGCTGATGTGCCCACGCCCTGTCTCCTGAAGTGAAACAAGAGAGGCCTCTGGCTGCATTCCAAGGGCCAGCAGTTGCCAGGGGCAGAGGCATTTGCTCTGCTAgcaaagctgggagaagaaccAGAAGCAACAAAAGGTCATTTCATGTTGAGCCCTGAtgactccttccttccttccttccttccttccttccttccttccttccttccttccttccttccttccttccttccttccttccttccttccttccttccttccttccttccttccttccttccttccttccttccttccttccttccttccttccttccttccttcctctctttccttccttcctctctttccttctttgcagGCTTCTTGGCTCGTGGCAGGCCTTTCTTCCTCCCCTGGGAGCCTCCTCACAGTAAGGGGGAAGCCcccccacccagcccaggaCTCACCAGCTCAGCCCCCCGCAAGAGGCAGGCCGCTGCCCGAGCCCCACGTGCCCTGTGCCAAGTGGGGATTGGCGACCGTCCTGGCCACAGCAACAACAAATCCATCGAGGTTCACACCTCTGACAAGAGGAAAAGGGCCAGCAGAACCTCAGCTTGGGCCGTGAGGAGAGCTGACTTCAGGCTGCAAGGTCCCCGGGGAAAATGTTTTGCAAGGTGCTGGgctccatcagtgctgctctcttttGAAACATCACCTCCTAAGGGCACACGAGCCGGCCATTTCCACATGTCGGAAGCCCAGCAGGCGAGGCAGAAGGCTGCCTTGCCTGAACAggcaacttctctgggaaaaagcATGGACAAGGaagctgtgtgccctgtgcaATCCAGGTCAGGAGAAGAATACACAGATGCTTCTTGCCACTGTGGGGGGAAAGCTGGTGTGGTGAAAGCTCAACTGGAGATGCAGGTggccagaaataaaaagagggggGGGGAACAAccaaaaggatattttaaaacacGTTGATGGGAAAAAACGTTGTAGAAAGACCATCACCCCCTTGCAGGATGTGGATGGCCACTTGAccaacagggacagagacacggTACAGGTGTTTCACAAATTCTTTGCCTTTGTTTcatgccttctttgcctccGTCTTCAACactcatccatccctccctttgatgccttcagttttagctttcacatttttcaagtTCTGTACTGCCTTTGTGTGTAGCTCTGAACTTCACCTAAAGCTCTCGTCACAGTTTTGTTAGACAAAAcagtccttttccagcctgagaaccaaggacaccctTGCAGCTTCTGGCCCAAAAGTGTAAACAGTGGCCGACTGGAAGAAAGCAATCTGGGAGGAGGGAACTTCATAAGCTGAAGCTTGCAATTAGGACAATTAACCCCGAAGAATGGCAATAGAACCTAAACTtacaaaagtgtgaaaacctgtgaTGGGTCAGTCCATCTTGCATCCATCTTGGCTTagagccacagccaggctcttgtgctggcccaaggtgtatcctttgaaggcctttgaATAAAGACCGACTTGATTCCTTGAACAATGTCCAGCCTCTGTTGCAGGCAGCCTCTCCGAGGCTCCACCTTCCCAGTGGGAAAACATTGCACTGTACCAAGGGACACTGCAAGGCCCTTGAAGagagcaagccctgctcagcagaaagcaaagcaaccCCTATGTTTGATCCACAGCATTCCCACGCAAACGCAACACGTGCCAGCtcttgggaagaaagaaaccttctggcagacaaaaccagagcagtggAGGCACCAGTGAGTGCTCCTTAGCGAAAGTCTGATGTATTTAgagcagaggcactgcagaggtCAGTGAACCGCTAACAAaaatctctccctgccctcgACAGCCAGCTCAGGAGAGCTCCCAAGAGACAGAGAAACTTCAATTCCCTTTGTCTCTGCAGGATCTGCTCAGGCACAGAGTGCTGGGGTGTTTCCAGTTGGGAACGCTGCAGTGTCCTGGGAGCCGTGGGCTtgacactgctggcagcagcactcctCCTGGTAAGCCACTTGCTCCAGGGAACGATTCATTGCCAACGGGCTTGTTGCATTTTGGGGCTACGCGAGTG
This genomic interval from Catharus ustulatus isolate bCatUst1 chromosome 4, bCatUst1.pri.v2, whole genome shotgun sequence contains the following:
- the LOC116994932 gene encoding LOW QUALITY PROTEIN: serine/threonine-protein kinase pim-1-like (The sequence of the model RefSeq protein was modified relative to this genomic sequence to represent the inferred CDS: deleted 4 bases in 3 codons) produces the protein MTLETPRGFLHLQEAAPREPSTTTKGSLIAAAPGIPLGEASGCSPGRPQQQRTAHDAGDSDGAALLRCSAAPAATSGPCPAPAVPLSSPTAARRRPLPGAQQEAGQKKQLQELYQLGPQLGSGGFGTVFSGIRLSDRSPVAIKRVARESVLQWDELPDGTRVPMEIVLMEKVGSGLTTVIQLLDWFELPDSFVLVMERPVASQDLLQFLLERSFLCEEMARWLFLQVLEAVRHCTACGVLHRDIKPQNLLVDPESGDLKLIDFGCGTFLQERPFTRFAGTHAYSPPEWIVLGCYHGHSATIWSLGVLLYVMVCGSLPFWDDRDIVSGQLFFEHQVSPECKHLIRWCLAKHPADRPELEEIFCHPWVRGRRF